A single Pogoniulus pusillus isolate bPogPus1 chromosome 27, bPogPus1.pri, whole genome shotgun sequence DNA region contains:
- the IL22 gene encoding interleukin-22: protein MACLQTLTRSFSGWVFFCCCCCLPLLLTSPLPPKGAGVAFTAHHACRLRKISFQPYIRNHTYTLAKTARDSDQDTDNRLIGQQLYANVKESNHCYVMRRAVEMVVKDVLLTEAKDQYLYAKEVAEFLAALTQQLKHCEPSGQREQIERNLGEMKRKMEELGKNGKTKAIGELDLLFDYIENACTDAPKKGGHKKKY from the exons ATGGCCTGCCTGCAGACTTTGACCAGGAGCTTCTCAGGATGggtcttcttctgctgctgttgctgccttcctctccttctcaccAGTCCTCTGCCTCCCAAAGGGGCAGGGGTGGCTTTCACTGCCCACCATGCCTGCAGGCTCAGGAAGATCAGCTTCCAGCCCTACATCAGGAACCACACCTACACCTTGGCTAAGACG gCCAGAGACTCAGACCAGGACACAGACAACAGGCTCATTGGCCAGCAGCTCTATGCTAATGTCAAG GAAAGCAACCACTGCTACGTGatgaggagggctgtggagatggttGTGAAAGATGTCCTCCTCACTGAGGCCAAGGACCAGTACCTGTATGCtaaggaggtggcagagttctTGGCAGCCCTGACCCAGCAGCTGAAACACTGT gaACCATCAGGACAGAGAGAGCAGATTGAAAGGAACCTGGGAGAAATGAAGAGAAAGATGGAAGAG CTGGGAAAGAATGGGAAGACTAAAGCCATTGGAGAGCTGGATTTGCTGTTTGACTACATAGAAAATGCCTGCACTGATGCCCCAAAGAAAGGAGGGCACAAGAAGAAATACTGA
- the IL26 gene encoding interleukin-26: MKAHSAVRAGHFLVLLCLVAAEGKKSPAGKQSCRRGLLSQVTENLYLKAASLKSAVPKDLIKNTRLLKKTTKMLFMTNCSVRDQLLSFYVRNVFSHLGGRSDKLYVISAFQVLQANMNACHPCAPSTRLSAAVRRLKKTVLKLGERGIYKAIHELDILLPWIQAYIQAIV, translated from the exons ATGAAAGCACATTCTGCTGTCAGGGCTGGGCACTTTTTAGTCCTGCTCTGTCTTGTGGCGGCGGAAGGCAAAAAGTCgcctgcagggaagcagagctgccGAAGAGGACTCCTCTCCCAAGTGACTGAGAACCTGTACCTCAAGGCAGCCAGTTTGAAATCAGCTGTTCCT AAGGACCTCATCAAGAACACAAGGCTGCTTAAAAAGACAACGAAGATGCTGTTTATG ACAAACTGCAGTGTTCGGGATCAGCTCCTCTCCTTCTACGTGAGGAACGTTTTCAGTCACCTTGGAGGAAGAAGTGACAAGTTGTATGTCATCAGTGCCTTCCAGGTCCTGCAAGCAAACATGAATGCTTGT CATCCATGTGCTCCATCAACAAGGCTATCTGCTGCAGTCAGAAGGTTAAAGAAAACAGTTCTTAAG CTTGGAGAGAGAGGAATCTACAAGGCCATCCACGAGCTGGACATTCTTCTGCCCTGGATACAGGCCTACATACAAGCTATTGTATGa